GACCCGTGTTCGCGGCGAAGACTGGCGGATCGGGGATACGGTGAACGCGTCTATTGGTCAGGGGTATGTGCTGTCGTCTCCGCTGCAGCTTGCGATTATGACCGCGCGTTTGGCGACGGGTCGTTCGGTTGAACCCCGTTTGATCCGCGCGATTGACGGTGTTGAAACTGCGACGGGCGCTGGGTCGCCAATGGGTGTGAATGAAAACCTGCTGCGCCGTATTCGCGCGGCGATGGGCGCTGTGTCGAACCATTCGCGCGGCACCGGGTATCGGTCGCGGATCGTCGCGTCTGAATACCAGATGGCGGGTAAAACCGGAACGTCGCAGGTCCGCCGCATTACTGCAGAGGAACGCGCGCGCGGCGTCACGAGCAACGCTGATTTGCCATGGGAACGGCGTGACCACGCGCTGTTTGTGGACTTTGCCCCGATTGAAAACCCGCGTTTTGCGGTTGCTGTTGTTGTTGAACATGGCGGCGGCGGATCGACCGCGGCTGCCCCGATTGGACGCGATATCACGTTGCAGGCGCTATATGGTGGCACCCCGCCATTGTCCGCTTATCCGTCGAATGTGCGTGGTCGGATTGCAGACCAGCAGGCGCGTATCGCCGAAAAGCTCGCTGCGGTGAAAACGCGTGCTGGGGGTGATCGCGCATGAGTTATCTTGAATATAACGCCAAATACGTCCCAACCGGTTTCCGCAAGCTGATGTATTTGAACTGGCCTGTCATCATCTTGCTGACGGCTGTGTCCTGCGCCGGTTTCATCATGCTGTTTTCCGTCGCGGGCGGGTCAGCGACCCCTTGGATGGAACCGCAGGTCAAGCGGTTCGGCCTTGGCATGGCATTGATGTTGATTGTCGCGATGGTGCCGATTTGGTTCTGGCGCAACATGGCGGGCGTGGCTTACGGCGTTTCGCTTTTGCTGCTGATCGCGGTCGAATTTGTGGGTGTCGAACGGAACGGGTCGCAACGGTGGCTGGATCTTGGTCCGATGGATCTACAACCGTCGGAGCTGATGAAAATTACGCTGGTTATGCTATTGGCTGCGTATTACGACTGGCTGCCGACCAATAAGACGTCGCGCCCGTTTTGGGTGTTGGTGCCTGTCCTGATGATCCTGCTGCCGACATATTTTGTGCTGAGCCAACCTGATTTGGGCACATCGCTGCTGCTGATTATGGGTGGGGCCACGGTGATGTTTGTGGCGGGCGTGCATTGGGCGTATTTCGCGACCGTTATTTCGGCGGGCGTTGCGACTGTTGTCGCTGTTTTGAAATCGCAGGGGCAGTCGTGGCAGATTTTGAAAGACTATCAGTATCGCCGGATTGATACCTTTTTGGACCCTGCGAATGATCCGTTGGGTGCGGGGTATCATATCACGCAGGCCAAGATTGCGCTGGGGTCTGGTGGCTGGACGGGGCGCGGTTTTATGCAGGGCACGCAGAGCCGTTTGAATTTCTTGCCCGAGAAACACACCGACTTTATCTTCACGACGCTGGCCGAGGAATTCGGGTTCGTCGGTGCCACGTCGCTACTGGTGCTTTACGTGCTGATCGTGTTTTTCTGCGTGGCCTCTGCAGTGACCAACCGCGACCGTTTCGCCGCGTTGCTGACGTTGGGCGTTGCGATGACGTTCTTCTTGTTCTTCTCGGTCAATATGGCGATGGTAACTGGACTGGCCCCCGTGGTTGGGGTCCCTCTTCCGCTGGTCAGTTATGGAGGCTCTGCGATGGTCGTGTTGTTAATCGCGTTTGGCATGGTCCAAAGCGCACATGTGCATAAGCCGCGCTGATGGCGTTGAACGTTCTGTTTGCCGCCCGTGACGGGCTTTGGGCCGATTATAAGGACCATCTGCCTGTCGCGTTTGCCGATGCGGGCCTTGATGTAGATTTGTCCCGCGATCACGCCCCTGCCGACGTGGATTACATCGTCTTTGCCCCGCATCCCGCGTTGACCGATTTCACGCCTTTCAACCGCACCAAGGCTGTTTTGAGCCTTTGGGCTGGCGTTGAGACAATCGTGACGAATGAAACGCTGACGCAGCCGCTTGCGCGGATGGTGAATCCAGGCCTGACGCAAGGCATGGTCGAATGGGTGACCGGACACGTGTTGCGCCATCATCTTGGCATGGATCGCCATATCCACACGCAAGACGGCACATGGGATCAGACCGTGCCGCCGTTGGCGCCCGAACGCAAAGTCTGCGTCTTGGGTCTTGGCGCGTTGGGGGCGGCCTGTGCGGAAGCGATTGCAGCGCTCGGGTTTGACGTGTCGGGGTGGAGCAGATCGCAAAAATCTATAGCGGGCGTGACCTGTTTTGCGGGCGATGCAGGTATGACCGCTGCGTTAAAGGACGCAGAGATTGTCGTGCTGTTGCTGCCCAATACAGCGGATACGGAGAACGCATTGAACGCTGATACCTTGGCTTTGTTGGCCAAGGGTGCGTTCATTGTGAACCCCGGACGCGGGCCCTTGATTGATGATGACGCGCTATTGGCGGCATTGGATAGCGGTCAGGTGGCGCATGCCACGTTAGACGTTTTCCGCGTTGAACCGTTACCTGCGGATCATCCGTATTGGGCCCATCCGCGCGTGACCGTCACACCGCATATCGCGGCAGAGACGCGGCCGGAAACCGCAGCCGCTGTAATCGCGGCAAATATCAAACGCTGTGAAGCGGGCGAGCCGATGCACAACCTTGTGGATCGCGGCGCGGGTTACTAGCGCAGGCGCGGTGGTTTTTCGGGGTTCATGCCGGGTGCGCTTGGTTCTTGCGGTGTTTCCAATTCTGGTAGGTCGAACCGCAATCCGACTTTTGCCAGATGCCCCGCCAATTGATCCGTCGCTTTGACGAACAGGACATCCATGGTGCCTGCTTCGATTCCTGAAAATGTCAGTGCTTCGCCTGCTGCTTTTGCCAGTGATCCTTCGGCACCGGGAACGGCATCAACGAATGCCAGAACGTGCCCGCGTGATCCGTCGTCGTAGACGGCAGCCGCCAAATAGGCGAACCGCGCGAGACCTGCCGCGATGGCGAGTTTGCGGTCAAGACCTGTGACGACCGCCTCTGGTAATCCGCCCGGTGCGTTGACTTCGGTCAATCGTGCCTCGGCCTCTTCTGGGTTGTTGGCAAGCGTTTCGACCAGCCAATCTACCGCTTCGGCAGGAATCAGCATTTCGGACGGGGCGACCTGAAGGTTCAAGGCAAGCCCGATCCCCTGCCCGGCGAGCATCCCCGCCAAACCGCGCCCCGGAATGCCTGCATAGGGCACTGGACGTCCGACGAAGTCAGACAGACGTTCTTCGCGGTCGAAAATCAGGGCAAAACGGCCATCGGCGATGTCGAAAATCTCTGGCTGGATTTGATCCCCTTCCGGTTCCGCGGCCAGCAGAAGGAAAACTTCGGTGTCGGCCAAACGTTCATAAAACCGCAGACGCTGCGCATCATCGTCAGGAGCTGCTTCCATGGCGGCGTGGGCTGTATCGAGATCGGTCATCTTGCGTCCTTCGTCTGCGTCACGATCAGGTAGCCTGATGTGCTTGCCGCGACAAGTGACAGGGCGTAGCGTTGTTGCCGGAACGTGAAGGATAGGCCGTGTCACACATCGCCAAGGACATCAGCGCCTGCCGGATTTGCGCGGCGCGCTTTGCTGCAACGAAAACGCAGCACATGCCCCGCCCTGTCGCGTGGTTTGCCAAAGGCACACCGATCCTGATCGCGGGGCAAGCGCCGGGCATGCGTGTTCAGCAATCAGGCAAGCCGTTTGATGACAGGTCCGGTGATCGGTTGCGGGACTGGCTGGGGCTGGACCGTGATGCGTTCTATGACACTGATTTTGTGTCATTTGTCCCGACAGCGTTTTGTTTTCCTGGCTATGATGCAAAGGGTGCGGACCTGCCGCCGCCGCCCGTGTGTTGGGACACGTGGCACGCAGATGTGCTGGATCATATCGGTCCGCCGCAGTTGCGGATCATTATCGGGCAATATGCGATCAAGCGTCATTTGGGGCGGTCTGGATCGCTGGGGGCGGTGATTGCGGATTGGCGTAGCTTTCCCGATGGCACATTTGTTTTGCCGCATCCGTCTTGGCGGAATTCCGGTTGGCTGAAGAAAAACCCTGTTTTTGAAACCGAAATTCTACCCGTTTTGCGCGAACAGGTCGGGTTGTTGTTGGCGATGCGGGACCTTACCTAAGGGGTCACACTTCCATTGGAAGTCACATCGCCCCGCAATTTCCCCTGTCTTTTATGGCCGTTTCGCTTCATAATTTAGACAAAGGATGCGCCCCACAGGGGGATGTTAACCTATTTCGTCAACAATGGCGAAGCCCATCACGGGATACCGACGCAGGCAGATGTTAGAATTTACGAATGTTTCCAAGTCGTTCTGGACCGGAACGCAACGCAAAGTGATCCTTGATAGGGCTTCTTTTCGCGTGGAATTGGGAAATTCCTTGGGCATTCTGGCACCAAACGGCACCGGCAAGACGACGTTGATTAACATGATGGCGGGTTTGGAAAAACCCGACGAAGGCCAGATTTACCGCGGTTGCAAGATTTCGTTTCCGCTTGGTTTTATGGGCGGGGTTGTTGGGAAACACACCGCAAAAGAGAACAGTCGCTATATTGCGCGGCTTTACGGTTTGGATCCGGATTACGTCGAATCCTTTTGCCGTTGGCTGTGCGACATTCAAGAATACTTTGACCTGCCCATCGGGACATATAGCCAAGGGATGCGATCGCGATTTACATTTTCGCTGATGCTGGCGCTTGATTTTGATATGTACCTGATTGACGAAGGCATGCCGCAGACGACAGATGTGGAATTCAACCGCAAAGCCGGTGAAATTCTGCGCGAAAGATTAGAAAGTACGACAGTGATCATCGTTTCACACCAAGCAGCGACGCTTGAACGGTTCGCCCGTTCTGCCGCCGTCCTGCGCGATGGTCATTTTCAAATGTTTGACACCTTGGAAGAAGCGAAACAGTTGTATGACTACGAAACCCAAGGCTAGAAAATTCCGCATCCGCCAGGATGACAACGGGGCTAAGCCTAACCCCGCATCTGAACCAGCGGCGACGCCTGAAGCGGCACCCCAGAAACCTGCCCCAGCCGCAGACGCCAATGTCGCGTCCCCTGCGCAGGTATCGGCAGAGATGTCACTGGATGATATCCGCAAGGAAGGTCTGACTGGTCGCCAGCTGCGTATGGCGCGTCGTGTGGCCCAGAAGAACGGCTTGGCCGTGACGTCTGATTTTGATGCCGTCAGGCAGTTGCGCGGGATGGGGATTGATCCGTTCCAGCGCAACACGATCCTTGAGCTGGTGACGCCTGAAGGTGGAAACGGTACCGGCGACGGCGGTCAGGCCAAGCAGAACGGCCAAAAACCGATTGGTCAAATCCAACTACCGCAGACCGTGCAACAGGGTCAGAACCTGCCATCAACGGAAACCGCGAGCCCCGCAGATCGTCGCGCGGGCGAGATCATGCGCATCCAACGGGATCTGGCGAAACGGCGGCGTCGTAAGCTGGCGCTGCTTTTCACACGTCTAGCGACGTTCGTGTTTTTGCCAACGATTTTGGTGGGTTGGTATTTCTACATGATGGCGACGCCCATGTATGCCACCAATTCGGAATTCGTGATCCAGCAGGCCGAAGCGACATCTGCCCCCGGCGGGCTTGGCGGCCTGTTCCAAGGGACGTCGCTTGCGACCCAGCAGGACAGTATTGCGGTGCAATCCTACCTTGCGTCGCGGGCTGCGATGTTACGTCTGAACGAAGATCATGGTTTCAAGGCACACTTTAGCGCTGATAATATCGACCAGATTCAACGCCTTGACCCAGAAGCCACGAATGAAGCTGCGTTTGGCGTTTATACCGACAAGGTCAAGGTCAGCTATGATCCGACCGAAGGCATCCTGCGGATGGAAGTGATCGCCGCTGATCCTGAAACCAGCCAGACCTATTCAGAGGCCCTGATCGGGTATGCCGAAGAACAGATCGACCAATTGACGCAGCGCCCGCGCACCGAAGCCATGAAAGGCGCGCGCGAAAACTACGACAATACGGTCCAAAGCCGCACCGATGCGCTGGATAACCTGTTGTCCATCCAGCAAGAATTGCAGGTGGCCGATCCCGCTGGCGAAACCGCCGCGCTGACCGCACAGATTTCGGCGCTCGAACAGCAACGCCAACAATTGCAGTTAACACTTGCTGAACGTCTCGGTGTACGGCGTCCAAACCAAGCGCAAGTGGAAGCAGTGCAAGGTCAGATTTCAAGCATCGAGAACCTGATTGCAGACGTCCGTGGTCAAATCAGTAACGCCACGAATAGTGGTCGTTCATTGGCTGAAAGCAACACGCGCTTGCGGCTTGCTGAAGAAGATTACGCGTTCCAGACCCTTCAAGTGCAGGCCGCGTTGGCCCAGCTTGAAGCCGCGCAAATCGAAGCCAATCGTCAGGTGCGTTACCTGTCGCTGGGTGTCGAACCCGTTGCCCCTGATGAGGCCACCTACCCGCGCGCGTTTGAAAACACTGTGCTGGCGTTCCTCATTTTCGCAGGTATCTATTTGATGATTTCACTGACAGCATCAATCCTGCGCGAACAGGTTTCGACCTAAAAATCGGGCAAAGGGCTTGGCCCGCGCATCGCCATCTGCTTAGGATAAGTCATTCTTATTAAGCAGATTGTGATATGCGTATTTTCAAGCTCCTTTGCCTCATCCTGCTGTTTGCAGGTCCTGTTGCGGCACAAAACGACGGCGGTACAATTGCCGCGATCAACACTGACCAGAATGATGCGGATATAGCGATCCGTATTCGCGATATCCTGACTGAACTTGGCAACTACGACGATATTACTGTCACTGTATCGGAAGGCATCGTGACATTCCGCGGCACCGCGACGTCGTCTCTGGAAGCATCCGAACTTGGCGATCTCGCCAATCGCGTGGAAGGTGTTGTCGCGGTCAAAAACGAGGTGACCGAAACTGCGGATATTGCCCGCAGACTTGACCCCGCCATCGCGCGTTTCAAGGCGCGTATTGAACAATTCATGACGTTCTTGCCGCTCGCGCTGATTGCTGCCGTGGCCGGTGCCTTGATCGTTTGGATCGGCCTGCGCATTGCCCGCGCCCGCCAGCCTTGGGAACGCTTGGCCCCTAACCTGTTCATCGCAGAGCTTTACCGCCAAATCGTCCGCATCGTGTTTGTCATCGGTGCTTTGGTGATTGCTTTGGACATTCTGAATGCCACTGCGCTTTTGTCGACGATCCTTGGTGCGGCGGGTATCATCGGCCTCGCGCTCGGTTTTGCTGTCCGTGACACTGTTGAAAATTTCATTGCATCGGTGATGCTCTCGATCCGTCAACCTTTTCGCCCAAACGACACGGTTGAGATCAACGGCGATCAAGGCAAAGTCATTCGCCTGACCAGCCGCGCGACGATTCTGTTGTCATTCGATGGCAACCACATTCGCATTCCCAACGCGACCGTGTTTAAGAGCCGGATCATCAATTACAGCCAACACGCGGAACGCCGTTTTATGTTTTCGCTGCTGATTGATCGGGACTCTGACCTTGGGGCCGCCCGCGCTTTGGTCGAAACGACAGTGCAGAAACTGCCGTTTGTTTTGGAACATCCAGCCGCGGCCACATGGATCGACACGTTTGAGACGTCGGGTGCCAGCCTTGTCATCACGGGGTGGGTTGATCAGAATGAGACCTCGATCGTTTTGGCCAAAGGTGAGGCTATCCGCCAAGTAAAACAAGCCTTATCTGACGCAAGTGTCGCCATGACCGACAGTTCGCAAGTGGTTGTACTGGACCGGAAATCGCAGGCTGAAGCGATGGCCGTTGCCCCGCAAGAAGCGCCTGAAGTTGCCCCAGTCACCCCCGCAACAGACAGCGATCTGGACCGCATCATCGACGCAGAAAGAGAAGCCGAAAGCAGCGAAGACCTGCTGCGGGACGACGCGCTAAAAGAATAGCACTTTTTCTGTTTGAGGGGCTTGAAGCCGCTGCAGCTTCGTCGTAAATACCGCTTCGTTGATGGGGTGTAGCCAAGTGGTAAGGCAACGCTTTTTGGTAGCGTGCACCGTAGGTTCGAATCCTACCACCCCAGCCAACACCTTCCCTCCAGTAGAATAAGAGACAACGAGGCACTCTGTCGTCCAGAATGCCCCGAAAAGTGCCCCACGGGTTCAACGGGTGCCTGTGGGCGGGCCTCTGCCACCGTCCTAGAGCAGTTACTTGCCCCCGGATACCATTGGTCTGAGTATTGAAATCGGAGGTTAGGCATAGGGATAAGTAATGAAAGGGGAGGTAAGGGAAATGAAACACCACCTATTCTATTCATCTCCCCCCCAAACCCTTCCTACCCAGCAGATGCTTCCAGGTAGGCTACCCTCTCGTTGAACAGCCGCTGGCGTGACGCTGACTGGCGGCTACGGTCTCTGTGTCTGAAGGCGATGTAGTCCTCCAGGTACTCGGGGGACTGCTGTTCTGTTTCATCCAGCCCCATGTAGTTCCAAGACACAGCAACACGGCAACCGATGACCTCGCGGGTTGCTTCATACATGACCTGCTTCAGATATCCGGCCAGACCATAATCTACGATGAAACTGTCATGGATACACAAGACCGGTATTCCTTCCTGGGTTAGTCGATTGATCACATAGCTCGCGATTTGACTATCGGTGTTCATCAGACGGATGCCTCGATCAGCGCAGAGATCACCCGCCAAGTGCGGATGCTGTTCAGCAAAGGCGTCAAGAACAACAAGTAAGTCCTGGTTCTTCATTGTCTTAGCTGTCGAGCCAACAGGACAGCCCTGCCGGAAAGCCTGGCAAGCAGTCGTCCTGTCCTTCGCGTTCAGAGCCACAAGGATCAACCTCTTCACAAGCTTGCGCTGTTCCCTTGGCATTGTGTCGGGAAACAAGCCTTCGGCCAGCTCGTAAGGATCACCAGTGGTCGGCTGTCCGTGGCCCGCATTCAGGATCGCGATGTGCAGGGCTTGATAATCGACCTCCACTGTTGGTCGCCCGTTGATATGCACTCGCTTGCGAAACTCAGAACCAACCTGTTGCCACCAGCCTCCGAAGTAGCGACCACCACAGGTCCAGTCCTCGCGATTGAAGACCCGGCGAACCTGGTTTTCGAGGGTGCAGACCGGAACACGTACAATCTCTCCGGCTCTTGGGCCCAGTTTGATCGGTCGCTCCAGGTGAGTAGCAACCTGGTCAGGAACATCGATGAAGGTTCGGGATAACAGGTGGTTGTAGGCCCGTACCTCCTCTCTCATTCGGTTTGTATCGTCTGTGTCTTCGTACTCGACCTCTCGGGCGGTCCTACGATCGTCGTGCATAATGATGACCTCCTTTTCCGGGTAGCTGTGGATGTGCTGCAGCCCAAAGTGTGCCTCACGAAACATCACCCTGAGGGGTTCAGCCGCGATGATCCGAGCAGTGCGATTAGTTGGAGCGCCAGGGCCTGAGTAGCTGCCCTTGGCGAGCTCAATGAGACCTTGATCAGCCAATTGGTGAACCAGCGAAGGAACAACCCGGGACAAGTGCAAGGCATTGTATCTCGACTTCGTGTTCCATGCTGTGTTCGACAGGTGAACGCCAATGCTCAGACCCG
The Rhodobacteraceae bacterium S2214 genome window above contains:
- the rodA gene encoding rod shape-determining protein RodA — translated: MSYLEYNAKYVPTGFRKLMYLNWPVIILLTAVSCAGFIMLFSVAGGSATPWMEPQVKRFGLGMALMLIVAMVPIWFWRNMAGVAYGVSLLLLIAVEFVGVERNGSQRWLDLGPMDLQPSELMKITLVMLLAAYYDWLPTNKTSRPFWVLVPVLMILLPTYFVLSQPDLGTSLLLIMGGATVMFVAGVHWAYFATVISAGVATVVAVLKSQGQSWQILKDYQYRRIDTFLDPANDPLGAGYHITQAKIALGSGGWTGRGFMQGTQSRLNFLPEKHTDFIFTTLAEEFGFVGATSLLVLYVLIVFFCVASAVTNRDRFAALLTLGVAMTFFLFFSVNMAMVTGLAPVVGVPLPLVSYGGSAMVVLLIAFGMVQSAHVHKPR
- a CDS encoding glyoxylate/hydroxypyruvate reductase A — translated: MALNVLFAARDGLWADYKDHLPVAFADAGLDVDLSRDHAPADVDYIVFAPHPALTDFTPFNRTKAVLSLWAGVETIVTNETLTQPLARMVNPGLTQGMVEWVTGHVLRHHLGMDRHIHTQDGTWDQTVPPLAPERKVCVLGLGALGAACAEAIAALGFDVSGWSRSQKSIAGVTCFAGDAGMTAALKDAEIVVLLLPNTADTENALNADTLALLAKGAFIVNPGRGPLIDDDALLAALDSGQVAHATLDVFRVEPLPADHPYWAHPRVTVTPHIAAETRPETAAAVIAANIKRCEAGEPMHNLVDRGAGY
- a CDS encoding SseB family protein; translated protein: MTDLDTAHAAMEAAPDDDAQRLRFYERLADTEVFLLLAAEPEGDQIQPEIFDIADGRFALIFDREERLSDFVGRPVPYAGIPGRGLAGMLAGQGIGLALNLQVAPSEMLIPAEAVDWLVETLANNPEEAEARLTEVNAPGGLPEAVVTGLDRKLAIAAGLARFAYLAAAVYDDGSRGHVLAFVDAVPGAEGSLAKAAGEALTFSGIEAGTMDVLFVKATDQLAGHLAKVGLRFDLPELETPQEPSAPGMNPEKPPRLR
- a CDS encoding uracil-DNA glycosylase family protein, producing MPRPVAWFAKGTPILIAGQAPGMRVQQSGKPFDDRSGDRLRDWLGLDRDAFYDTDFVSFVPTAFCFPGYDAKGADLPPPPVCWDTWHADVLDHIGPPQLRIIIGQYAIKRHLGRSGSLGAVIADWRSFPDGTFVLPHPSWRNSGWLKKNPVFETEILPVLREQVGLLLAMRDLT
- a CDS encoding ATP-binding cassette domain-containing protein, with the protein product MLEFTNVSKSFWTGTQRKVILDRASFRVELGNSLGILAPNGTGKTTLINMMAGLEKPDEGQIYRGCKISFPLGFMGGVVGKHTAKENSRYIARLYGLDPDYVESFCRWLCDIQEYFDLPIGTYSQGMRSRFTFSLMLALDFDMYLIDEGMPQTTDVEFNRKAGEILRERLESTTVIIVSHQAATLERFARSAAVLRDGHFQMFDTLEEAKQLYDYETQG
- a CDS encoding capsule biosynthesis protein; this encodes MTTKPKARKFRIRQDDNGAKPNPASEPAATPEAAPQKPAPAADANVASPAQVSAEMSLDDIRKEGLTGRQLRMARRVAQKNGLAVTSDFDAVRQLRGMGIDPFQRNTILELVTPEGGNGTGDGGQAKQNGQKPIGQIQLPQTVQQGQNLPSTETASPADRRAGEIMRIQRDLAKRRRRKLALLFTRLATFVFLPTILVGWYFYMMATPMYATNSEFVIQQAEATSAPGGLGGLFQGTSLATQQDSIAVQSYLASRAAMLRLNEDHGFKAHFSADNIDQIQRLDPEATNEAAFGVYTDKVKVSYDPTEGILRMEVIAADPETSQTYSEALIGYAEEQIDQLTQRPRTEAMKGARENYDNTVQSRTDALDNLLSIQQELQVADPAGETAALTAQISALEQQRQQLQLTLAERLGVRRPNQAQVEAVQGQISSIENLIADVRGQISNATNSGRSLAESNTRLRLAEEDYAFQTLQVQAALAQLEAAQIEANRQVRYLSLGVEPVAPDEATYPRAFENTVLAFLIFAGIYLMISLTASILREQVST
- a CDS encoding mechanosensitive ion channel, giving the protein MRIFKLLCLILLFAGPVAAQNDGGTIAAINTDQNDADIAIRIRDILTELGNYDDITVTVSEGIVTFRGTATSSLEASELGDLANRVEGVVAVKNEVTETADIARRLDPAIARFKARIEQFMTFLPLALIAAVAGALIVWIGLRIARARQPWERLAPNLFIAELYRQIVRIVFVIGALVIALDILNATALLSTILGAAGIIGLALGFAVRDTVENFIASVMLSIRQPFRPNDTVEINGDQGKVIRLTSRATILLSFDGNHIRIPNATVFKSRIINYSQHAERRFMFSLLIDRDSDLGAARALVETTVQKLPFVLEHPAAATWIDTFETSGASLVITGWVDQNETSIVLAKGEAIRQVKQALSDASVAMTDSSQVVVLDRKSQAEAMAVAPQEAPEVAPVTPATDSDLDRIIDAEREAESSEDLLRDDALKE